In the Gossypium arboreum isolate Shixiya-1 chromosome 10, ASM2569848v2, whole genome shotgun sequence genome, one interval contains:
- the LOC128282233 gene encoding uncharacterized protein LOC128282233, producing the protein MTLQVAIPNLTGLILSSINIHKIWHHPSSSSLTHLWNFRVEGCHYLKYLFPSFLVKDLVRLYMLEIKDCNMMEQVIFTDGLATEDQWRNHTIFSKLKWLSLEDLPKLKDTCFETDFEFPCLERLTLTNCPLLKTFISKSVSGDEPPIHQPTQTNNSAVLNEEVVFPHLENLHIHNCDSLEEIIELQGLTANESQSTSATRSTMAETVTTKFVFPHVKHLGLDKVRSLNMRTTQWPSLEQMEVIECPKAQIFGEVEIPNQQPLFCVNEDTFPVLQELTLKTSDMMKGICDGQLSLQCFPNLELLNLQFFLEASTTLPYSFIQSLPKLQKLFISNASISEIVRSEGLSNKERHTSAFSQLKELSLSGLPELALKTLFEGLINEERHTTACYQLEALRLSQLPELTVMTLEPFLLSFKNLLSMEVSRCHGFINLMAFSTAKTLTLLERLSIADCELIEEIISCEETANSGRPSERAFQAKAKESSKDKPKGRKPWLDKRDKLKRDSARGSFHHVSIARRPHIRKVFFGSGRTSNVEAQANLLSVGQLVEKGYSLVFKNDSCVIKDLSWSRNN; encoded by the exons atgaCTCTGCAGGTTGCCATTCCCAATTTGACGGGTCTGATTTTGTCCTCCATTAACATACATAAGATATGGCACCACCCATCTTCCTCATCTCTCACGCACTTGTGGAACTTTCGGGTGGAAGGGTGTCACTATTTGAAATACCTGTTTCCGTCTTTCTTAGTAAAAGATCTTGTGCGACTCTACATGCTTGAAATAAAGGACTGTAATATGATGGAACAAGTAATCTTTACGGATGGATTGGCTACAGAAGATCAATGGAGGAATCATACGATTTTCTCTAAACTAAAGTGGCTGTCGCTAGAAGACCTTCCCAAACTCAAAGATACCTGCTTTGAAACTGACTTTGAATTCCCATGCTTAGAACGTTTAACACTAACAAATTGTCCTCTGCTGAAAACATTCATCTCTAAATCTGTCTCTGGAGATGAACCTCCAATTCACCAACCTACACAAACAAATAACTCCGCTGTCCTCAATGAAGAG GTTGTTTTCCCTCATTTGGAGAACTTGCACATTCATAATTGTGATTCGTTAGAAGAAATAATTGAGCTGCAAGGACTCACTGCCAATGAATCACAGTCAACATCAGCTACTCGGTCTACTATGGCAGAAACAGTGACGACCAAGTTTGTATTTCCCCATGTAAAGCACCTTGGACTGGATAAGGTGCGAAGTTTGAATATGCGTACCACGCAATGGCCATCGTTGGAACAAATGGAGGTTATTGAATGCCCCAAAGCACAGATATTTGGTGAGGTTGAAATCCCAAACCAACAACCCTTGTTTTGCGTCAATGAG GACACTTTCCCTGTTTTACAAGAATTAACACTGAAGACGAGTGATATGATGAAGGGGATATGTGATGGACAACTCTCATTGCAGTGTTTCCCAAACCTCGAACTTCTTAACCTCCAATTCTTTCTTGAGGCATCCACTACTCTTCCATATTCTTTCATTCAATCACTACCAAAGCTTCAGAAGCTTTTTATAAGCAATGCTTCCATTTCTGAAATAGTCCGGTCTGAAGGACTCAGCAACAAGGAAAGACATACATCAGCATTCTCTCAGTTAAAGGAATTAAGCTTGTCTGGACTTCCAGAGTTGGCATTAAAGACTTTGTTTGAAGGACTCATCAATGAGGAAAGGCACACAACGGCATGCTATCAGTTAGAGGCGTTAAGGTTGTCTCAACTTCCAGAGCTTACAGTAATGACTTTAGAGCCATTTTTGTTGTCTTTCAAAAATCTATTAAGTATGGAAGTTTCAAGATGCCATGGATTCATCAATCTAATGGCATTCTCGACAGCTAAGACCCTGACGCTACTAGAAAGATTGAGCATAGCTGATTGTGAGTTGATAGAAGAAATCATATCATGTGAAG AGACGGCCAACAGCGGAAGACCATCTGAAAGAGCCTTCCAAGCAAAGGCCAAAGAGAGCTCCAAAGACAAGCCGAAAGGAAGGAAGCCTTGGCTTGACAAGAGGGATAAGCTAAAGAGAGACTCAGCAAGAGGAAGTTTCCACCATGTGTCCATTGCAAGAAGACCACACATTCGAAAGGTTTTCTTTGGTTCGGGCCGGACATCCAATGTAGAAGCGCAAGCG AATCTGTTGAGTGTTGGTCAATTGGTTGAAAAAGGGTATTCCCTagttttcaagaatgattcatgtGTTATTAAGGATTTGTCATGGTCAAGAAATAATTGA